Proteins encoded by one window of Chloroflexota bacterium:
- a CDS encoding DUF1232 domain-containing protein, producing MFDRLKATGRALKRELRVYQLVLKDRRTPRLAKVLLGLAVGYALSPVDLIPDFLPGLGYLDDLVIVPALVILALKMVPRQVLEDCRLNANSV from the coding sequence CTGTTTGACAGGCTTAAGGCCACAGGGAGAGCCCTAAAACGCGAGCTCAGGGTGTATCAGCTGGTGCTGAAAGACCGACGCACACCGCGCCTGGCCAAGGTCCTTCTGGGTCTCGCCGTCGGCTACGCCCTCTCCCCCGTTGACCTCATCCCCGATTTCCTGCCCGGGCTCGGCTACCTGGACGACTTAGTCATCGTGCCTGCCCTGGTCATCCTGGCCCTGAAAATGGTGCCCAGGCAGGTCCTTGAGGACTGCCGGCTCAATGCAAACAGCGTCTAG
- a CDS encoding gamma carbonic anhydrase family protein, which translates to MIKPFQGKEPRIAPSAWVSQQALLIGEVEVGEGSSIWPGAVIRTDSGPVIIGKNCHIEENCVIHGPTRMGDSVCLGPGAVVEAERIGSYVLIGSNATVLKGAQLAGYCVITAGSLVKEKMDVPTRSVVAGVPGEIRRFLQSQDIKEELEGMIRALAPLAQQFKKEGL; encoded by the coding sequence GTGATAAAGCCCTTTCAGGGAAAGGAGCCCCGCATCGCCCCATCCGCCTGGGTGAGCCAGCAGGCGCTGCTCATAGGGGAGGTGGAGGTGGGGGAGGGCTCCAGCATCTGGCCGGGGGCCGTCATCAGGACCGACTCCGGCCCCGTCATCATCGGCAAAAACTGCCACATAGAGGAGAACTGCGTCATCCACGGGCCCACCCGGATGGGGGACTCCGTGTGCCTGGGCCCGGGGGCGGTGGTGGAGGCGGAGAGGATAGGGAGCTATGTCCTCATCGGCAGCAACGCCACCGTGCTCAAGGGGGCCCAGCTCGCAGGCTACTGCGTCATCACCGCCGGCTCCCTGGTTAAAGAGAAGATGGATGTCCCCACCCGCTCCGTGGTGGCCGGGGTGCCGGGGGAGATAAGGCGCTTCCTCCAGTCCCAGGATATAAAAGAGGAGCTGGAGGGCATGATAAGGGCCCTGGCCCCCCTGGCCCAGCAGTTCAAAAAAGAAGGGCTCTAG
- a CDS encoding inositol monophosphatase, whose translation MLELPPSRSGRPALEIASQVARAAGSVILSSFSRTDKKTRPKGKSNLVTEADYLSEQAILGELRAEFPSCGFLSEESEAVVSDSPFTWVVDPMDGSNNFSFGIPFFSVNLALLHKEEVVLGVTYDPVRDELFRGLKGQGAFLGEKPLRVSARTELKDALVGFDMGYDMERGREMLEAARKLWGAVFSFRIMGSAALVLAYVASGRLDLYLHRRLYPWDILPGKLLIEEAGGVVSDWEGKHVLPRTQAIIAGNPELHRGCLQKVGTTVRSGP comes from the coding sequence ATGCTGGAGCTTCCCCCTTCCCGTAGCGGGCGCCCCGCCCTGGAGATAGCCTCCCAGGTGGCCCGGGCCGCCGGGAGTGTCATTCTTTCCTCCTTTTCCAGGACGGACAAGAAGACCAGGCCAAAGGGGAAGAGCAACCTGGTGACCGAGGCGGATTACCTCTCGGAGCAGGCCATCCTCGGGGAGCTCAGGGCCGAGTTTCCCTCCTGCGGGTTCCTATCGGAGGAGTCGGAGGCCGTAGTATCGGATTCCCCCTTCACCTGGGTGGTGGACCCCATGGACGGCTCCAACAACTTCTCCTTCGGCATCCCTTTCTTCTCGGTGAACTTGGCCCTACTCCACAAAGAGGAGGTCGTCCTGGGGGTTACCTATGACCCGGTGAGGGACGAGCTCTTTCGCGGTCTCAAGGGCCAGGGGGCCTTTCTGGGGGAAAAACCCCTGAGGGTCTCGGCCAGGACGGAGCTAAAAGATGCCCTGGTGGGGTTTGACATGGGGTATGACATGGAGAGGGGAAGGGAAATGCTGGAGGCGGCGAGAAAGCTCTGGGGGGCGGTCTTTTCCTTTCGGATTATGGGCTCGGCGGCCCTGGTCCTGGCCTATGTGGCCTCGGGCCGGCTGGACCTGTACCTCCACCGCCGTCTCTACCCCTGGGACATCCTGCCGGGGAAGCTTCTGATAGAGGAGGCGGGGGGTGTGGTGAGCGACTGGGAAGGCAAACATGTCCTTCCCCGAACCCAGGCCATCATTGCTGGGAACCCGGAGCTCCACCGGGGATGCCTCCAGAAGGTCGGGACTACCGTCCGTAGCGGGCCATAA
- a CDS encoding aminotransferase class I/II-fold pyridoxal phosphate-dependent enzyme — METPEVQKSPLSRRLEAIPPSGIRRFFDLVRSVEGIISLGVGEPDFATPWHIREAGIYALEKGYTMYTPNTGLPQLRKAIARYLEENYGVAYNPETEVLVTVGVSQGMDLAMRAILNPGEEVIIPDPAYVAYAPCALLAGGKPVPIPTTGEEDFRLSHERVARAITPATKALLFGYPANPTGTVMPRRELMALAELVRKHQLIAVSDEIYARLVYEGEHTCFATLPGMKERTILLGGFSKAYAMTGWRLGYACAPQEIIEAMTRVHQYTMMCAPIMAQMAALEAIRNGDAAVKEMALEYNHRRRAIVKGLNAIGLPCPEPQGAFYAFPSIRATGLSSEEFTEKLLMEEKVAVVHGSTFGACGEGYIRCCYAVSLPAIEEALKRMGRFMARYGR, encoded by the coding sequence ATGGAGACACCCGAGGTCCAGAAAAGCCCCCTCTCCCGGCGACTGGAGGCCATCCCTCCCTCGGGCATCCGGCGCTTCTTTGACCTTGTCCGCTCCGTGGAGGGGATAATCTCCCTGGGGGTTGGGGAGCCGGACTTTGCCACCCCCTGGCATATCCGAGAGGCGGGCATATATGCCCTGGAGAAGGGCTACACCATGTATACCCCCAATACGGGTCTGCCCCAGCTGAGGAAGGCCATCGCCCGCTACCTTGAAGAGAACTACGGGGTGGCCTACAACCCGGAGACCGAGGTCCTGGTCACGGTGGGGGTGAGCCAGGGCATGGACCTGGCTATGAGGGCCATCCTCAACCCCGGGGAGGAAGTTATCATCCCCGACCCCGCCTATGTGGCCTATGCCCCCTGCGCCCTTCTGGCGGGGGGCAAGCCCGTCCCCATCCCCACCACAGGAGAGGAAGATTTCCGCCTCAGCCATGAGAGGGTGGCCCGGGCCATAACCCCCGCCACCAAGGCCCTCCTCTTCGGCTACCCCGCTAACCCCACCGGGACGGTTATGCCCCGAAGGGAGCTTATGGCCCTGGCGGAGCTGGTAAGGAAGCACCAGCTCATCGCCGTCTCCGACGAGATATATGCCCGGCTGGTCTATGAGGGGGAGCACACCTGCTTTGCCACCCTCCCCGGGATGAAGGAGAGGACTATCCTCCTGGGGGGCTTTTCCAAGGCCTATGCCATGACCGGCTGGCGGCTGGGCTATGCCTGCGCCCCCCAGGAGATTATTGAGGCCATGACCCGGGTCCACCAGTACACTATGATGTGCGCCCCTATCATGGCCCAGATGGCAGCCCTGGAGGCCATCAGGAACGGAGATGCCGCAGTAAAAGAGATGGCCCTGGAATACAACCACCGCCGCCGGGCAATAGTCAAAGGACTCAACGCCATCGGCCTCCCGTGCCCGGAGCCCCAGGGGGCCTTCTACGCCTTCCCCTCCATCCGGGCCACCGGCCTCTCCTCCGAAGAATTCACCGAGAAGCTCCTGATGGAGGAGAAGGTCGCAGTGGTACACGGTTCGACCTTCGGGGCCTGCGGGGAAGGCTATATCCGCTGCTGCTACGCTGTCTCCCTGCCGGCCATAGAGGAAGCCCTGAAAAGGATGGGCCGCTTTATGGCCCGCTACGGACGGTAG